Proteins encoded within one genomic window of Sphingomonas cannabina:
- a CDS encoding MBL fold metallo-hydrolase, translating into MLPLLATLGILSFGGSGAADESLAALCRPVEQGVLVDLAGSRFTPEQGYDPGEPVTTIDARQSMLLLPGDNFLLRTSTVYPGQIEFRYRTVGTAEGESTVDELGWRDGDVLQRDDAASSIKDGADLRMLVPGLAACDALAAKHETNAGEVRFTDRAGRPVTLSLDTTAGALTEAQIGAERYRYGPSQVAYTRDGHLVARWDTIITRPARPEDRSLLTIDSAYRPATPAGPLRATALGSGAYRIDGAGSGYHAGFVVGSRGIVLFDPSVSPEEAQTVRALIEQTAPGRKVTHVVLSHVHRDHVAGLPVYADAEIFVGAGGSAALRRQFGDRTPARMHEVTTRTTLDLGGRPVRIDPIASSHSGTMLVGFDPGSGTLFQGDLFYLPERGTVPAAFATGQELSAFIAREKLPVRTIVGVHGRSGTPADLDRALELARVARNDRGGVGRMIAPDRGVD; encoded by the coding sequence ATGCTGCCACTGCTCGCGACCCTGGGCATCCTGAGCTTCGGCGGAAGCGGCGCTGCGGACGAATCGCTCGCGGCGTTATGCCGCCCGGTCGAGCAGGGGGTGCTCGTCGATCTCGCCGGCAGCCGGTTCACGCCCGAGCAGGGCTACGATCCCGGCGAGCCGGTCACGACGATCGACGCACGCCAATCGATGCTGCTGCTGCCGGGCGATAACTTCCTGCTGCGCACCTCGACCGTTTATCCCGGCCAGATCGAGTTCCGCTACCGCACCGTCGGCACGGCGGAAGGCGAGTCGACCGTCGACGAGCTCGGTTGGCGGGACGGCGACGTCCTGCAGCGCGACGATGCGGCAAGCTCGATCAAGGACGGCGCCGATCTCCGGATGCTCGTGCCGGGCCTGGCGGCGTGCGATGCGCTTGCGGCCAAGCATGAGACCAATGCGGGTGAAGTGCGCTTCACCGATCGCGCCGGCCGTCCGGTCACGCTGAGCCTCGATACTACGGCGGGCGCGCTGACTGAGGCGCAGATCGGCGCCGAGCGTTATCGCTATGGGCCGAGCCAGGTCGCCTATACGCGCGATGGCCATCTTGTCGCGCGCTGGGATACGATCATCACTCGTCCGGCCCGGCCGGAAGACCGGTCGCTACTGACCATCGATTCCGCCTATCGTCCCGCAACGCCGGCGGGACCGCTGCGCGCCACCGCGCTCGGCAGCGGTGCCTACCGCATCGATGGGGCCGGCTCGGGCTATCATGCCGGCTTCGTGGTCGGCAGCCGCGGCATCGTGCTGTTCGATCCCTCGGTCAGCCCCGAGGAAGCGCAGACGGTCCGCGCGCTGATCGAGCAGACCGCGCCGGGGCGCAAGGTGACCCATGTCGTCCTCTCACACGTCCATCGCGACCATGTCGCCGGCCTGCCCGTCTATGCCGACGCCGAGATCTTCGTCGGCGCCGGCGGCAGCGCGGCGCTGCGGCGGCAGTTCGGGGACCGGACGCCGGCGCGGATGCATGAGGTCACGACCAGGACGACGCTCGACCTCGGCGGGCGCCCGGTTCGCATCGATCCGATCGCGAGCAGCCATTCCGGCACGATGCTGGTGGGCTTCGATCCGGGATCGGGCACGCTGTTCCAGGGCGACCTGTTCTACCTGCCCGAGCGTGGCACCGTCCCCGCCGCGTTCGCGACCGGCCAGGAGCTCTCGGCGTTCATCGCGCGGGAAAAGCTGCCGGTGCGAACGATCGTCGGCGTGCATGGGCGGAGCGGCACGCCGGCCGATCTCGACCGCGCCCTCGAGCTTGCCCGCGTCGCCCGCAACGATCGCGGGGGCGTCGGGCGCATGATCGCGCCGGATCGCGGGGTCGATTGA
- a CDS encoding 3-keto-disaccharide hydrolase produces the protein MRRLSGAGLFLLALTATPALADHHDTASNTLTARERAEGWQLLFNGRDLAGWRSYTGGAPASSWTVRNGVLMLTASSGKMSGADLVTADSYGAFELTLDWKVERGGNSGVLYLARNVPQTRYIYETGLEMQILDDAGHPDGKIPSHRAGALYDLTVPPPGAAHPAGSWNHARLRVEPGRIRQWLNGKLTADVTFGDAAWRKRVAASKFATMPLFGTFPSGVIGLQDHGEPVAFRNIKLRRLDARGMDAKAGAR, from the coding sequence ATGCGTAGATTATCCGGTGCCGGCCTCTTCCTTCTGGCGCTGACGGCGACTCCGGCGCTGGCCGACCACCATGATACCGCATCCAACACGCTCACCGCCCGGGAGCGCGCCGAAGGCTGGCAGCTGCTGTTCAACGGCCGCGACCTCGCCGGCTGGCGATCCTACACCGGCGGCGCGCCCGCCTCGTCGTGGACGGTACGCAACGGCGTGCTGATGCTGACGGCGAGCAGCGGCAAGATGAGCGGGGCGGACCTGGTCACCGCCGACAGCTATGGCGCGTTCGAGCTGACGCTCGACTGGAAGGTCGAGCGCGGCGGCAACAGCGGCGTTCTCTATCTCGCGCGGAACGTGCCGCAGACCAGGTACATCTACGAGACCGGCCTGGAGATGCAGATCCTGGACGATGCCGGGCACCCCGACGGCAAGATCCCGTCGCATCGCGCCGGCGCGCTCTACGACCTGACGGTGCCGCCGCCGGGCGCGGCACATCCGGCCGGGAGCTGGAACCACGCGCGGCTGCGCGTCGAGCCGGGGCGTATCCGGCAATGGCTGAACGGCAAGCTCACCGCCGACGTCACCTTCGGCGATGCCGCGTGGCGGAAGCGGGTGGCGGCGTCGAAGTTCGCGACCATGCCGTTGTTCGGCACCTTTCCCAGCGGCGTGATCGGCCTGCAGGACCATGGCGAGCCGGTCGCGTTCCGCAACATCAAGCTCCGCCGGCTCGACGCGCGGGGCATGGACGCCAAGGCAGGCGCCCGGTGA
- a CDS encoding LysR family transcriptional regulator, with product MDLLALADFNLVARHGGFGRAARAAGRPKATLSRRVAELEADLNLRLFERGARDLKLTEEGRALHERTAALLTELGETAAAIASGGDRPRGHLRISVPLLFSQTAMGKLAAGFALAYPEVRLEVTTDDRAVDMIEEGYDLVIRVNPRTDETLVGRPFLHDRLVVVGRPDLARPDGTAVSAVVRGSADPGNIWMMTTARGPSPLAIDPVLSLSSLVMVRDAVRLGIGVGRLPLSLVSRDLAGGRLVQWGEVEGPDITLWTLYPSRRLLSARVSAFLTYLKKQFPKGTPDELAAFID from the coding sequence ATGGATCTGCTTGCTCTTGCCGACTTCAACCTCGTCGCCAGGCATGGCGGCTTTGGACGCGCCGCCCGCGCCGCGGGGCGCCCCAAGGCCACCCTGTCGCGGCGGGTCGCGGAACTGGAGGCGGACCTCAACCTGCGGCTGTTCGAGCGCGGCGCCCGCGATTTGAAGCTCACCGAGGAAGGGCGCGCACTCCACGAGCGCACCGCGGCACTGCTCACCGAACTCGGCGAGACGGCAGCGGCGATCGCCTCGGGCGGCGACAGGCCGCGCGGTCATTTGCGGATCAGTGTCCCGCTGTTGTTCTCGCAGACGGCAATGGGAAAGCTGGCTGCCGGGTTCGCGCTGGCATATCCCGAGGTGCGCCTGGAGGTCACCACCGACGATCGCGCGGTCGACATGATCGAGGAGGGCTATGATCTGGTGATCCGGGTCAATCCGCGCACCGACGAGACCCTGGTGGGCCGGCCCTTTCTGCACGATCGGCTGGTCGTGGTGGGGAGGCCTGATCTCGCTCGGCCGGACGGCACTGCCGTCTCCGCGGTCGTGCGCGGATCGGCTGATCCGGGTAACATCTGGATGATGACGACGGCTCGCGGTCCGTCACCTCTTGCGATCGATCCTGTCCTGTCTCTCTCTTCGCTGGTCATGGTCCGTGACGCGGTCCGGCTGGGCATCGGCGTCGGACGCCTGCCCCTCTCGCTGGTGAGCCGCGATCTTGCTGGCGGCCGGCTGGTTCAATGGGGCGAGGTTGAGGGTCCGGATATTACGCTGTGGACCTTGTACCCGTCGCGGCGGCTGCTGAGCGCTCGCGTGTCCGCCTTCCTGACCTACCTCAAGAAGCAATTTCCCAAAGGGACGCCCGACGAGCTGGCAGCCTTCATCGACTAG
- a CDS encoding SDR family oxidoreductase gives MTILVTGATGRVGRHVVDQLVKRGAEVRVLTRDPAKANVPSGVAVVKGDLLDIDAMRAAFADVRTLFLLNAVTGDEFTQALITLNLAREAGVDRVVYLSVIHADRFVNVPHFAVKSGAERMIEAMGFSATILRPSYFIDNEHMIKDVILNHGVYPMPIGSKGIAMVDARDIAEVAAIELIRRDRASAKLPVEIINLVGPDTLTGTDVAAIWSDVLGRPVVYGGDDPSGFEQNMATFMPKWTAYEMRLMAERYVSDGMIPEAGDVERLIVMLGRPLHSYHTFASELVAGQGVAEA, from the coding sequence ATGACCATTCTTGTTACCGGCGCTACCGGCCGTGTCGGTCGCCATGTCGTCGACCAGCTCGTGAAGCGCGGCGCCGAGGTGCGCGTCCTGACCCGCGATCCCGCAAAGGCGAATGTCCCGTCCGGCGTGGCGGTGGTGAAGGGCGACCTGCTCGACATCGATGCGATGCGCGCCGCCTTCGCCGATGTCCGCACGCTGTTCCTGCTCAATGCGGTCACCGGGGACGAGTTCACCCAGGCGCTCATCACCCTCAATCTCGCCCGTGAAGCAGGCGTCGACCGCGTCGTCTACCTGTCCGTGATCCACGCGGATCGGTTCGTCAACGTGCCGCACTTCGCGGTGAAATCGGGCGCCGAACGGATGATCGAGGCGATGGGCTTCAGTGCCACGATCCTGCGGCCGTCCTACTTCATCGACAACGAGCACATGATCAAGGACGTGATCCTCAACCACGGCGTCTATCCGATGCCCATCGGCAGCAAGGGCATCGCCATGGTCGATGCCCGCGACATCGCGGAGGTGGCCGCAATCGAGCTCATCCGCCGCGACCGGGCATCCGCCAAGCTGCCGGTCGAGATCATCAACCTGGTCGGCCCGGATACGTTGACCGGCACGGACGTGGCGGCAATCTGGTCGGACGTGCTGGGCCGGCCGGTCGTCTATGGCGGCGACGATCCGAGCGGGTTCGAGCAGAACATGGCGACTTTCATGCCGAAATGGACGGCCTATGAGATGCGCCTGATGGCCGAACGCTATGTCAGTGACGGCATGATCCCCGAGGCCGGCGACGTCGAGCGCCTCATCGTCATGCTGGGCCGTCCGCTGCACTCCTATCATACCTTCGCATCGGAACTCGTAGCCGGCCAAGGAGTGGCCGAGGCGTAA
- a CDS encoding potassium channel family protein, with the protein MAIEGHNFADSLYWAGTAATSTGYGDISPKSTAGEMLALALMHLSIFGVVPLIVVRLIERLNQDRDAFTHEEQVRIPILRPMLAGSVIDPSLRREVGRPLARSPHAGRP; encoded by the coding sequence ATGGCGATTGAAGGGCACAACTTCGCCGACAGTCTCTATTGGGCGGGGACCGCCGCGACGTCCACAGGCTATGGCGACATCAGCCCCAAGTCGACAGCGGGAGAAATGCTTGCGCTTGCCTTGATGCACCTCTCCATCTTTGGAGTCGTGCCACTGATCGTCGTGCGTTTGATCGAGCGACTGAATCAGGATCGCGATGCATTCACGCATGAAGAACAAGTGCGGATACCAATACTTCGTCCAATGCTTGCAGGAAGCGTGATCGATCCGTCTTTGAGAAGGGAGGTGGGCCGCCCACTTGCTCGATCCCCGCACGCAGGTCGGCCATGA
- a CDS encoding DEAD/DEAH box helicase has product MQFSNLPQPLVQALAERGYASPTPVQAAVLEEQALGRDLIVSAQTGSGKTVAFGLAMTGELLGADGGIIPTREPLALIIAPTRELALQVSRELSWLYGATGARIATCVGGMDAAKERRQLGHGAHIVVGTPGRLRDHLERGALDLSALRAAVLDEADEMLDMGFREDLEEILDATPADRRTLLFSATMPKPIVALARRYQRDALRISTVGEDRGHGDIAYQAVTVSPSDIEHAVINLLRLHEAETAMLFCATRDNVRHLHASLVERGFAAVALSGEHSQNERNAALQALRDRRARVCVATDVAARGIDLPTLSLVIHVELPRDAETLQHRSGRTGRAGKKGTAVLIVPYPRRRRVEAMLRGARINVEWINAPTPEDIRASDRERLIAALLEPVEVDDEDRALAERLLQAKSPEDIAAALVRAHRAAMPQPEELIEATPEARRAAQQERHRPGFDDVVWFRMDIGRRQNADPRWILPLLCRRGHITKNEVGAIRIGPNETAFQIPRAIAAKFQAAVARTAQGDDDVRIEPSTGPVQGARPQRNGPNRPAPRHHAKPYRKGAPRR; this is encoded by the coding sequence ATGCAGTTTTCCAACCTTCCCCAGCCTCTCGTCCAGGCGCTTGCCGAGCGCGGCTATGCTTCCCCTACCCCTGTCCAGGCCGCCGTGCTGGAGGAGCAGGCGCTGGGGCGCGACCTGATCGTCTCCGCACAGACCGGGTCGGGCAAGACCGTCGCCTTCGGCCTTGCCATGACCGGAGAGCTGCTGGGTGCGGACGGCGGCATCATCCCCACGCGCGAGCCGCTCGCGCTGATCATCGCGCCCACGCGCGAGCTGGCGCTGCAGGTCAGCCGCGAGCTGTCCTGGCTCTACGGCGCCACCGGTGCGCGCATTGCGACCTGCGTCGGCGGGATGGACGCCGCGAAGGAGCGCCGCCAGCTCGGCCATGGCGCGCATATCGTGGTGGGGACCCCCGGCCGGCTGCGCGACCATCTGGAGCGCGGCGCGCTCGACCTTTCCGCCCTGCGCGCCGCGGTGCTCGACGAAGCCGACGAGATGCTCGACATGGGGTTTCGCGAGGACCTGGAGGAGATCCTGGACGCGACGCCTGCCGATCGCCGCACCCTGCTGTTCTCGGCGACGATGCCCAAGCCGATCGTGGCGCTCGCGCGGCGCTACCAACGCGACGCGCTGCGCATCTCGACCGTCGGCGAGGATCGCGGGCATGGCGATATCGCCTATCAGGCGGTGACGGTCTCGCCGTCGGACATCGAGCATGCGGTGATCAACCTGCTGCGCCTTCATGAGGCGGAGACGGCGATGCTGTTCTGCGCCACGCGCGACAACGTGCGGCACCTGCACGCGAGCCTGGTGGAGCGCGGCTTCGCCGCCGTTGCCCTGTCGGGGGAGCACAGCCAGAACGAGCGCAACGCGGCGCTGCAGGCGCTCCGCGATCGCCGCGCCCGCGTATGCGTCGCCACCGATGTCGCGGCACGCGGGATCGACCTGCCGACGCTGAGCCTCGTCATCCATGTCGAGCTGCCCCGCGACGCCGAGACGCTCCAGCATCGTTCGGGACGCACCGGACGCGCAGGCAAGAAGGGCACGGCCGTGCTGATCGTCCCCTATCCCCGCCGCCGCCGCGTCGAGGCGATGCTGCGCGGCGCACGGATCAACGTCGAGTGGATCAACGCGCCGACGCCCGAGGATATCCGCGCGAGCGACCGCGAACGGCTGATCGCCGCACTGCTCGAGCCGGTGGAGGTGGACGACGAGGACCGCGCGCTCGCCGAGCGGTTGCTGCAGGCGAAAAGCCCCGAGGACATCGCGGCCGCCCTCGTCCGCGCGCACCGCGCGGCGATGCCTCAGCCCGAGGAGTTGATCGAAGCGACGCCGGAAGCGAGGCGCGCCGCGCAACAGGAACGACATCGGCCCGGCTTCGACGATGTAGTATGGTTCCGCATGGATATCGGCCGCCGGCAGAACGCCGATCCGCGCTGGATCCTGCCGCTGCTGTGCCGCCGAGGCCACATCACCAAGAACGAGGTCGGCGCGATCCGCATCGGCCCCAACGAAACCGCATTCCAGATCCCGCGCGCGATCGCGGCGAAATTCCAGGCGGCGGTCGCTCGCACCGCCCAGGGGGACGACGACGTGCGCATCGAGCCGTCGACGGGTCCGGTGCAAGGCGCGCGGCCACAGCGCAACGGGCCCAACCGGCCGGCACCGCGCCATCATGCCAAGCCATATCGCAAGGGCGCGCCACGGCGGTGA
- a CDS encoding GMC family oxidoreductase, translating into MTSGALDPAAAAADVIIVGSGAAGGMAAYSLTKAGLRCLMLEAGRDYDPQAEVNMFAPESDAPLRGAATPDKPFGYFDATVGGGWQVDGEPYTMQEGTDFRWYRSRMLGGRTNHWGRHVPRWGPYDFKPFSRDGLGVDWPIGYDDVAPFYDRVERMIGVNGGRIELENHPDSPAGCLMPPPKPRVTEMLIKAAAESLGIPVRPAHTAVLTRDMPDDVAPRSACFNATPCTRGCTIGAMFQTTTSFLPMAKATGRLTIVTDAMVSRVVMGAAGRAAGVEYVDRKTGVRHQAKARAVVLAAGTCETTRLLLNSGDGERPGGLANSSGQVGRNLTDSTGASFRAYVPALADRPRYNEDGIGGQHMYIPFWLYQQQKRGELDFARGYHFELGGRFGIPPAAALPRVWGPALKKAVRSASGATIGMTLRGEMIPNKDSYCEIDPAVKDRFGIPVLRFAFRWSQNELNQVAHGQRTAHAVFKRMNAVILDPALPPEKIITAGGEIIHELGTARMGADPRSSVVDSYGQTWDVGNLVLMDGAIFASGAHKNPTLTILALALRASERLAERFKSGAFA; encoded by the coding sequence GTGACGTCCGGCGCGCTCGATCCGGCAGCCGCCGCGGCCGACGTCATCATCGTCGGCTCGGGCGCCGCGGGCGGCATGGCGGCCTATAGCCTGACCAAAGCGGGCCTGCGTTGCCTGATGCTGGAGGCGGGCCGCGACTATGACCCGCAGGCCGAGGTCAACATGTTCGCGCCCGAGAGCGACGCGCCGCTGCGCGGGGCCGCCACGCCCGACAAGCCGTTCGGCTATTTCGATGCGACGGTGGGCGGCGGGTGGCAGGTCGACGGCGAACCCTACACCATGCAGGAGGGCACCGACTTCCGCTGGTACCGCTCGCGGATGTTGGGCGGGCGGACCAACCACTGGGGCCGGCACGTGCCGCGTTGGGGACCCTATGACTTCAAGCCCTTCTCGCGCGACGGGCTCGGGGTGGATTGGCCGATCGGCTATGACGACGTCGCCCCCTTCTACGACCGCGTCGAGCGGATGATCGGCGTCAACGGCGGACGGATCGAGCTGGAGAACCATCCGGATTCGCCCGCGGGCTGCCTGATGCCGCCGCCCAAGCCGCGCGTTACGGAAATGCTCATCAAGGCGGCTGCCGAAAGCCTGGGCATCCCGGTGCGGCCGGCGCATACCGCCGTGCTGACGCGCGACATGCCCGACGACGTCGCGCCGCGCAGCGCCTGCTTCAACGCGACGCCCTGCACGCGTGGCTGCACGATCGGGGCGATGTTCCAGACGACCACTTCCTTCCTGCCGATGGCGAAGGCCACTGGGCGGCTGACGATCGTGACCGACGCGATGGTTTCGCGCGTGGTGATGGGTGCGGCCGGCCGAGCCGCCGGGGTCGAGTATGTCGACCGCAAGACGGGCGTCCGCCACCAGGCAAAGGCGAGGGCCGTGGTGCTTGCGGCGGGGACGTGCGAAACCACGCGGCTGCTGCTCAATTCGGGCGACGGCGAACGGCCCGGCGGCCTCGCCAATTCCTCCGGCCAGGTCGGGCGCAACCTCACCGATTCGACGGGCGCGTCCTTCCGCGCCTATGTCCCCGCGCTCGCCGACCGCCCGCGCTACAACGAGGACGGCATCGGCGGGCAGCACATGTACATCCCCTTCTGGCTGTACCAGCAGCAGAAGCGCGGCGAGCTGGACTTCGCCCGCGGCTATCATTTCGAGCTCGGCGGGCGGTTCGGCATTCCGCCGGCGGCCGCGCTGCCGCGCGTGTGGGGGCCGGCGCTCAAGAAGGCGGTGCGCAGTGCCTCGGGTGCCACCATCGGGATGACGCTGCGCGGCGAGATGATCCCCAACAAGGACAGCTATTGCGAGATCGATCCCGCGGTGAAGGACCGGTTCGGCATCCCGGTGCTGCGGTTCGCCTTCCGCTGGTCGCAGAACGAGCTGAACCAGGTCGCGCACGGGCAGCGGACCGCGCATGCCGTCTTCAAGCGGATGAACGCCGTGATCCTCGATCCCGCCCTGCCGCCCGAGAAGATCATCACCGCCGGCGGCGAGATCATCCACGAGCTGGGCACCGCGCGGATGGGCGCGGACCCGCGGTCGTCGGTGGTCGACAGCTATGGCCAGACCTGGGACGTCGGCAATCTGGTGCTCATGGACGGCGCGATCTTCGCCTCCGGCGCGCACAAGAACCCGACGCTCACCATCCTCGCGCTGGCGCTGCGCGCTTCCGAGCGGCTTGCCGAGCGTTTCAAGTCAGGAGCCTTCGCTTGA
- a CDS encoding SDR family oxidoreductase — translation MPTVLITGCSSGFGLETAKLFLEKGWKVVATMRNPRDGILPTSDNLVVLPLDVTDPASIASAFEKAGDIDVLVNNAGFGAAVPIELIDPETARQLFETNMLGTLATVQAVLPKFRARRGGTIINVTSTATLKPLPLVSVYRASKAAVNALTESLAVEMEPFGVRVHIVLPGRSPETSFGDNAMPHLRGLDNPDYKPLIEGMIANFREDTGPVTHAVDVAEAVWQAATDPSAPLRIPAGEDAVQWMAEAR, via the coding sequence ATGCCCACTGTTCTGATCACCGGCTGTTCCTCGGGCTTCGGCCTCGAAACCGCGAAGCTGTTCCTCGAGAAGGGCTGGAAGGTCGTCGCCACGATGCGCAATCCCAGGGACGGCATCCTCCCGACGTCCGACAACCTCGTCGTCCTCCCGCTCGACGTCACCGATCCGGCCAGCATCGCCAGCGCTTTCGAGAAAGCCGGCGACATCGACGTGCTGGTCAACAATGCAGGGTTCGGCGCCGCGGTGCCGATCGAGCTGATCGACCCGGAGACCGCGCGCCAGCTGTTCGAAACCAATATGCTCGGCACGCTGGCGACGGTTCAGGCGGTGCTGCCCAAGTTCCGCGCGCGCCGCGGCGGAACGATCATCAACGTCACCTCCACCGCGACGCTGAAGCCGCTGCCCTTGGTCAGCGTCTACCGGGCGAGCAAGGCGGCGGTGAATGCGCTTACCGAGAGCCTCGCGGTCGAAATGGAGCCGTTCGGTGTCCGCGTGCATATCGTCCTTCCCGGCCGCTCGCCGGAGACCAGCTTCGGCGACAACGCGATGCCGCACCTGCGCGGGCTCGATAACCCCGACTACAAGCCGCTGATCGAGGGCATGATCGCCAATTTCCGCGAGGATACGGGTCCGGTTACCCATGCGGTCGATGTGGCGGAGGCGGTCTGGCAGGCGGCTACCGATCCCAGCGCGCCCCTCCGGATTCCGGCCGGCGAGGACGCGGTGCAGTGGATGGCCGAGGCTCGTTGA
- a CDS encoding gluconate 2-dehydrogenase subunit 3 family protein has product MTPSRRATLQWMMSAAMLPLARWSPPAMAAESGAAPPFDIVADWPDTLPEPPPAKGYGRDPDLTKPVAPWPLTLSKAQRTTVDLLGDLILPADERSPGAGTLGVGAFVDEWISAPYPIQRADRAQVLGGLIWLDAQSRAMHGAAFDAITPAQRVELLDALTAAAPAAKMTAPVAFMDTLRYLFVLGFYSLPEGKADMGFIGDQPTPGDYPGPTPEALAHFAEVVDRLGLRES; this is encoded by the coding sequence TTGACCCCGTCGCGCCGCGCCACCTTGCAATGGATGATGTCCGCGGCGATGCTTCCGCTCGCGCGCTGGTCGCCGCCGGCGATGGCCGCCGAAAGCGGTGCTGCCCCGCCGTTCGACATCGTCGCGGACTGGCCCGATACGTTGCCTGAGCCGCCACCGGCCAAGGGCTATGGCCGCGATCCCGATCTGACCAAGCCCGTGGCGCCCTGGCCGCTGACCCTCAGCAAGGCGCAGCGCACGACCGTCGATCTGCTGGGCGACCTGATCCTCCCCGCCGACGAGCGGTCGCCGGGTGCCGGCACGCTCGGTGTCGGGGCGTTCGTGGACGAATGGATCAGCGCACCCTATCCGATCCAGCGGGCGGACAGGGCGCAGGTGCTCGGCGGGCTGATCTGGCTCGACGCGCAGAGCCGGGCGATGCACGGCGCCGCATTCGATGCGATCACGCCGGCACAGCGTGTCGAGCTGCTGGACGCGCTGACCGCTGCGGCGCCTGCCGCCAAGATGACGGCGCCCGTCGCCTTCATGGATACGCTGCGGTATCTCTTCGTCCTGGGCTTCTACAGCTTGCCGGAAGGCAAGGCCGACATGGGCTTCATCGGCGACCAGCCGACGCCCGGCGATTATCCCGGGCCGACACCGGAGGCGCTGGCGCATTTCGCTGAGGTGGTCGATCGGTTGGGATTGAGAGAGTCCTAG
- a CDS encoding glutathionylspermidine synthase family protein produces the protein MHAPANAEGDPKLFEFNCDTPTSMLEAAVIQWDWRRRCSPSSPSSTACMKS, from the coding sequence CTGCATGCACCTGCAAACGCGGAGGGCGACCCCAAGCTTTTCGAGTTCAATTGCGATACGCCGACATCGATGCTCGAGGCCGCGGTGATCCAATGGGATTGGAGGAGGCGGTGTTCCCCGAGTTCACCTAGTTCAACAGCCTGCATGAAAAGCTGA
- a CDS encoding AraC family transcriptional regulator, giving the protein MRENLESVSDSPDMPTDPLAEIVTLLQPSASFSKLVEYAGRWRINRDVEGKPVYFAVLEGQCRVVAAGRPPIIVRAGDFVLSPSTNDQMIESIDAPPHGIDMVPTELGEGRFRVGPAHEPVNLRMQVGLCSFASPDAALLVSLLPSMVVARGEPRLTQLLHLVGDETRQSRPGRELVLERLLEVLLIEALRCGTDIASVPSVARGLSDDRLVAALRAMHARPAHGWTVADLAAEAAMSRSAFFARFSRIVGLPPMEYLLAWRMALAKRLLRSRELAIEHVAAQVGYGSASTFSTAFTRHVGMPPMRYARATAAG; this is encoded by the coding sequence ATGCGCGAAAATCTCGAATCAGTTAGCGATAGTCCTGATATGCCTACCGATCCGCTCGCTGAGATCGTCACTCTGCTCCAGCCGTCGGCCAGCTTCTCAAAACTGGTCGAATATGCCGGGCGCTGGCGCATCAACCGCGACGTCGAGGGCAAGCCCGTCTATTTCGCGGTCCTCGAAGGCCAGTGCCGGGTGGTCGCTGCGGGCCGCCCACCGATCATCGTGCGCGCCGGCGATTTCGTGTTGTCGCCTTCGACCAACGATCAGATGATCGAGAGCATCGATGCGCCGCCACATGGCATCGACATGGTGCCGACGGAGCTCGGCGAGGGCCGGTTCCGGGTCGGGCCCGCGCATGAGCCGGTCAATCTCAGGATGCAGGTGGGATTATGCAGCTTCGCATCGCCCGATGCGGCCCTGCTCGTTTCCCTGCTGCCGTCGATGGTCGTCGCCCGCGGCGAGCCAAGGCTCACGCAATTGCTGCACCTGGTCGGCGACGAGACGCGGCAATCGCGACCGGGGCGCGAACTGGTGCTGGAACGCCTGCTCGAAGTGCTGCTGATCGAGGCGCTGCGCTGCGGTACCGACATCGCATCGGTGCCGAGCGTCGCGCGCGGGCTTTCCGACGATCGCCTGGTGGCTGCCTTGCGCGCCATGCATGCGCGGCCGGCGCACGGCTGGACCGTCGCCGATCTCGCCGCCGAGGCAGCAATGTCGCGCTCGGCGTTCTTCGCTCGGTTCAGCCGCATCGTCGGGCTGCCGCCGATGGAATATCTGCTGGCTTGGCGCATGGCTCTCGCCAAGCGTCTGCTGCGTAGCCGTGAGCTGGCGATCGAACATGTTGCTGCGCAGGTCGGCTATGGTTCGGCGAGCACGTTCAGCACGGCCTTCACCCGCCATGTCGGAATGCCGCCGATGCGATACGCCCGGGCGACGGCCGCGGGCTGA